The genomic DNA CTTGAACTGCTTGATCATATCCTCGTTACTCCCTGTAATAATAAGATCATCCACATATAAGCTTATTACCATGATTTCACCTTCGAGTTCTTGAGTGTACATGGCTGCATCACAATCACTTCTTTTGCACCCTTGTGACACAAAGTATGAATCGATTTTGCTGTACCAGGCTCTTGGTGCTTGTTTCAGGCCGTATAGGGCCTTCTTTAGTTTGTAAACTTTGTTTTCTGCTCCCTCTATTTCAAAGCCTGGTGGTTGCTCCACATACACTTCTTCAGTAATTTCCCCATTTAGAAAGGCTGAtttgacatccatctgatgcagaTTCCACTTGTTTTGTGCAGCTAGAGCAATGAGGGTCCTTATGGTGTCATGTCTAGAAACTGGTGCAAAAGTTTCACCATAGTCCTCCCCGTAAGTCTGTGTAAACCCTCTTGCCACTAGTCTTGCCTTTAATTTCTTCATTTGACCACATTCATCTGATTTGACCTTGTATATCCATTTGACTGATATAACTTTCTTATCTGTAGGTCTTTTTACCAGTTCCCATGTTTCATTCTTGTTAATGATGTAAATCTCATCACCCATTGCAATCTTCCACTCCTTGCTACTCATGGCTTCATCAAAAGTAGTTGGCTCTTCCCAGGTAAAGTAGCAAGATTCTTCAACCTGATTTGCTTCATTCCctacatcttcttcatcacgaTATATCTCACTTAGTTTCTTCACTTTGTGGATTTTTCGGGATGAGCTGCCCACTTCTGGCGCACTATCACTTAGTTGAAAAGGTATGGGACTAACATTTCCTCTTTCATTTTTGTCACTTGACTGGATTTCTGGCCTTGAGTCCCTTTCTCTTTGTTGTTCAATACTTGTTTTCTGATTGGTATTGATATTGTTGGGTACCGCCTCTCTTTGTTCCTTTACTTCTTCGTGGGTTTCCCAATTCCAACTTTTGGTCTCTTCAAATATGACGTCTCTTGACACTTCTATCCTCTGTGTTCTTAGAACATATATCCTGTATCCCTTGCTCACACTGCTGTACCCCATGAGTATAGCTTTTTCTGATCTGTCATCAAGCTTCTTCCTTCTTGCTGCAGGGATCCAGGCATGACATATGCACCCAAATATCTTTAGGTGGGCAACTGAGGGCTTGTGGCCACTCCAAGCTTCAAGGGGTGTCTTAAGATCCAAGGCTTTTGTAGGGAGTCTGTTTTGGAGATATGCAGCAGTAAATGTGGCTTCAGCCCAAAACTTGTCAGGCATTCCTTTGTCCTTCAGCATGCTTCGTGCCATATCCATCAGAGTTCTATTTCGACGTTCAGCAATTCCATTTTGCTGAGGTGAGTATGCCACTGTGAATTGTCTCTCAATTCCATTCTCTTCTAAGTACCTTGAGAACTGCTCTGATTTGAATTCACCTCCTCTGTCTGATCTCACCTTCTTAATCCTTTTTCCCGTTTGATTTTCAACcaagtttttgaattttctgaATGTGGCAAAAGTTTCTGACTTCAGTTTCAAGAAGTAGACCCACACCATGTGTGAATAGTCGTCGGTGAATGTGAGAATATATAAACTTCCACTGCATGAAGGTGTCTGCATTGGTCCACACACATCAGTGTGAATCAGTTCTAACACATCTGCACTTTTGGTCTCAGACATCTTTGGGAACTCTACTCTACATTGCTTCCCTTTAACACAAGCTTCACACACATCCTGGATTACCTTAAACTTTGGTAACCCTTTTACCATCTGATTTGTTTGAAGGTTTTGTAAATTGTGAAAGCCTGAGTGTCCCAATCTCTTGTGCCACAATTCTGATATGCTTTCTTCTCTTGCTATTCTCACACTTTCCTCAGCAACTTGCATTCTCAACGTGTACGCCTTCCTCACCATTTCTACTTCAGCAATTTTATCTCCATTTTGGTTATGAATTATGCATTTGTTTCCCACAAATAGCACTTGGTATCCATTTCTTACCATCTGAGGTATACTTAGGAGATTCTTATCTATTCCTGGAACAAGGAATACATCTCTAATTACTCTTATTCCTCGCTTTGTTATTACTTCGACGTTTCCTTTCCCAGCAGTCATTAATCTAGCACCATTTCCTACCCTAATAGGAATATGGACTGACCTGTCAATAGTTGTGAAAAGTTTCTCTTCCTTGGTCATGTGGTTAGTTGCTCCGCTATCAATTAGCCATACTTCTTCACTACTCACTTCCTCTCCGACGTGAGCAGCGTTAAACAGGGCTGACTCTTCTTCTTgagtttgttgtttcttgttacTCTGACATATCTGTTTGCTTTTGCAGTCTTTTCCAAAGTGCCCAGGTTTCCCACAAACAAAACACCCTCTCCTTGGTCTGAATTGTTTGGAGGCAAACTGGACTTCATATCGGCGTGTAAGGTAACAGTTCTCTGCTCCATGATTGAACTTCTTACATATTTTacactgcttcttcttctctactatTGAACTACCCTTTGACTCCATGATTCCTTCAACAGATACAAATCCCTTAAGTCTTGAAGATCACCAAGATTGaccaagctctgataccatgttcgCTTTTTGGTTTCACCCGCTtagctcttttgttttcttaaaactttCTAGATAAGATTCATTATACTccttacatcatatatatatgccaCACTTAGCATTTAACCTATAGTTTTGTAAACCACTAATATCCACTTAGCATTTTGGGCTTACTACAATATTAATGGCCCAAAGCCTTTTTACCACTACTTCTCCCTCATTCTCgtcgcttcttcttcctctatcttcttcttcgatcttctTCACCTTTTGTTCAATCTCTGATTATTTACTCAAGTTTAGGCATTAATCAAAGGTTTGATTCCAACAATTTTCATAGTGTCTCTAGAATGTTTATATCACTACACCACCTATTAGTAGAGAGGACTCAATGCTTGCTTTGTTATATGTTCACTGATTAGAATCTGTAACCAAACAATGAAGTGCTCTGAATAAACCTCTTTCAACTTATTCTTCAGTGTGTGATCAACTGTACCAATTCTTTCCAGACCTGTTTACTCGAAATTATGACAAAATCATAAAGGAATACACTTTCTTGACGATTTCAAGAATCACTGCAGGCTTTAGAGAACAAATTCAGGTGAGAAGTAAATTTGTTGCTTTATCATGTGCATCAGTTTTTGATTGTTGTAGTTGcagaaacatatacaaatttACCCTTCTGTTGATATGACTAATTGTTTcctatttgtgtttcttttgccCTTGGTGATAACAGTCAGTTATTGATGCAAATTTGATTCCAAGGTTGGTCAATCTGGCTCAAAATACTGAATTGGACATGAAGAAAGAAGCTGTATGGGCAAATTTCAAATGTGCCCTCAGGTACTTCTCATGATCAAATCAAGTATGTCGTccttgtcttctctctctcttttgtagtttttttaattgatcATTAATTCACTATCTGCATTGGTGTGATTCAGGTACTTGGTGGAGCTTGGCTGCATAAAATCTTTATGTGATCTCCTGGTATGTCAAGATCCAAGGATCGTCTCAGCGTGTCTGAATGGATTGGATAACATTTTGAAGGTTGGAGAGGCAGAGAGGAACATAGGAGACGTGAACCATTACTCTCAGCAGATTGAAGATGAGGAAGGGCGAAAAGATCAAGAACCTGCAATACCACGAAAGCAATGAAATCTACGAGAAGGCTTTGAATATTCTAGAGACATACTGGGGTATATGATAATGAGAAGACACAACAAAATCCAAGGTGATGGAtctggtttttttctttggcgACATTTTGGTCTCTAGAACATCACTGGTTCCGTCGATTAAAAGGAACAGAGTCGATAGAAGatgttggacatgggctgcgcccaatatgccactcggcccaacaagacgaGATAATTGCGATTTCGGCCCGACAAAATTGGATGAAAGTCATTAGTAACTCgtaaagggcaatctcgggaattcacgatggaaaccctagaaaaccctcGGTCTACAGTCCGCTATATAAAGCAATAGTACTCACTGGAGAATATCCATCAGACTCACGTACAATACCCCGAGAGCAAAACTTTGTGTCTAATCATAGTTATTGTTTCCTGTATAATTCTCgttagcttccgagctcgtcgtgactcacttgccagttctcctgtgaactgacgagcacgatcttgactcgttttagtgacgacctcGAATTCttatcgttaataaaagaacaaacttcTCTTTCCCCCAAAAtcgatatttatttagtgttgtgcaatcctctgtacaaacaattggcgcccaccgtggggcttGATCCCTCTCtgagggtacgtaggcagcccgtACTAAGGCAGCCCCCTTAGTCCAACAATGTATGAACTACGAATGGCTTGATCCCTCTCTGAGGGTATGTAGGCAGCCCGTCAAAAGGCGCATctataccaaaaaattaaaaacaaaagtttaaacatttcaaaactaaaacgaGCTCTCTCGAACGAGTCCATCTTAGCGAGATGTCCAGCTCATACATCGACCCTCTGGCCAAGGGAACGATTTAGAACGCGTTCCTCATGGATGCAGCGGTGAAATAATCCGCACCAAAAAGCCGAGCCCAGTCTCGCATTCAGCTAGCAGGCGGTTAAGTCTGTATAAGCCAAGTTCTCACTTGCACTTTCTTGCCGACCTCGTGGCACACACAGGATAAGCCGGACACCAGGGCCGCANNNNNNNNNNNNNNNNNNNNNNNNNNNNNNNNNNNNNNNNNNNNNNNNNNNNNNNNNNNNNNNNNNNNNNNNNNNNNNNNNNNNNNNNNNNNNNNNNNNNNNNNNNNNNNNNNNNNNNNNNNNNNNNNNNNNNNNNNNNNNNNNNNNNNNNNNNNNNNNNNNNNNNNNNNNNNNNNNNNNNNNNNNNNNNNNNNNNNNNNNNNNNNNNNNNNNNNNNNNNNNNNNNNNNNNNNNNNNNNNNNNNNNNNNNNNNNNNNNNNNNNNNNNNNNNNNNNNNNNNNNNNNNNNNNNNNNNNNNNNNNNNNNNNNNNNNNNNNNNNNNNNNNNNNNNNNNNNNNNNNNNNNNNNNNNNNNNNNNNNNNNNNNNNNNNNNNNNNNNNNNNNNNNNNNNNNNNNNNNNNNNNNNNNNNNNNNNNNNNNNNNNNNNNNNNNNNNNNNNNNNNNNNNNNNNNNNNNNNNNNNNNNNNNNNNNNNNNNNNNNNNNNNNNNNNNNNNNNNNNNNNNNNNNNNNNNNNNNNNNNNNNNNNNNNNNNNNNNNNNNNNNNNNNNNNNNNNNNNNNNNNNNNNNNNNNNNNNNNNNNNNNNNNNNNNNNNNNNNNNNNNNNNNNNNNNNNNNNNNNNNNNNNNNNNNNNNNNNNNNNNNNNNNNNNNNNNNNNNNNNNNNNNNNNNNNNNNNNNNNNNNNNNNNNNNNNNNNNNNNNNNNNNNNNNNNNNNNNNNNNNNNNNNNNNNNNNNNNNNNNNNNNNNNNNNNNNNNNNNNNNNNNNNNNNNNNNNNNNNNNNNNNNNNNNNNNNNNNNNNNNNNNNNNNNNNNNNNNNNNNNNNNNNNNNNNNNNNNNNNNNNNNNNNNNNNNNNNNNNNNNNNNNNNNNNNNNNNNNNNNNNNNNNNNNNNNNNNNNNNNNNNNNNNNNNNNNNNNNNNNNNNNNNNNNNNNNNNNNNNNNNNNNNNNNNNNNNNNNNNNNNNNNNNNNNNNNNNNNNNNNNNNNNNNNNNNNNNNNNNNNNNNNNNNNNNNNNNNNNNNNNNNNNNNNNNNNNNNNNNNNNNNNNNNNNNNNNNNNNNNNNNNNNNNNNNNNNNNNNNNNNNNNNNNNNNNNNNNNNNNNNNNNNNNNNNNNNNNNNNNNNNNNNNNNNNNNNNNNNNNNNNNNNNNNNNNNNNNNNNNNNNNNNNNNNNNNNNNNNNNNNNNNNNNNNNNNNNNNNNNNNNNNNNNNNNNNNNNNNNNNNNNNNNNNNNNNNNNNNNNNNNNNNNNNNNNNNNNNNNNNNNNNNNNNNNNNNNNNNNNNNNNNNNNNNNNNNNNNNNNNNNNNNNNNNNNNNNNNNNNNNNNNNNNNNNNNNNNNNNNNNNNNNNNNNNNNNNNNNNNNNNNNNNNNNNNNNNNNNNNNNNNNNNNNNNNNNNNNNNNNNNNNNNNNNNNNNNNNNNNNNNNNNNNNNNNNNNNNNNNNNNNNNNNNNNNNNNNNNNNNNNNNNNNNNNNNNNNNNNNNNNNNNNNNNNNNNNNNNNNNNNNNNNNNNNNNNNNNNNNNNNNNNNNNNNNNNNNNNNNNNNNNNNNNNNNNNNNNNNNNNNNNNNNNNNNNNNNNNNNNNNNNNNNNNNNNNNNNNNNNNNNNNNNNNNNNNNNNNNNNNNNNNNNNNNNNNNNNNNNNNNNNNNNNNNNNNNNNNNNNNNNNNNNNNNNNNNNNNNNNNNNNNNNNNNNNNNNNNNNNNNNNNNNNNNNNNNNNNNNNNNNNNNNNNNNNNNNNNNNNNNNNNNNNNNNNNNNNNNNCGCACAAAAAAGCCGAGCCCAGTCTCGCATTCAGCTAGCAGGCGGTTAAGTCTGTATAAGCCAAGTTCTCACTTGCACTTTCTTGCCGACCTCGTGGCACCCACAGGATAAGCCGGACACCAGGGCCGCACCTAAAAGGTATGACGAGCTCATCTTGACTACCACCCTAAACATTTGGTATTCGACACGTAATAGGATAAGCCAAGAGACGTCTTGCACCGTAAAGTACAACTCGATACCAAAGAtaggaaaaacataattttattccATAACCAAAGAACAGACAAGTTCGAAACAACAAGAGCAACCAACAAAAGGCCGTGCTCGGCTCAACACCAGAATAACAAAAGCAAGCCATGCTCGGcacaagttcaaaataaaacaagcaaCATAAAGCATCACGCACAGACGATCAATCCTCTATTCCCAGATCGGCATTAGAAGGCACATTGAACTCCAGTTCATCGACCTTCTCCCGAAAAGATCGGCAGTCATTACGCAATGCTTCCAACGTGTCCATTGGGACGTCCACACCCCTAGCAGTCATACTCTCAAGATACGAGCAGATTCCTTCAGAACGGTTACCATCAACGAAGATATGTTCCGTGGACGTTAGCTGATTAATGTAGCGATGCAATACGGTGATCCGAGTTCGGCAAGCATCGATTTCCGCATTACTTTCGAAAGGTCTGGTGTTGAGAGGCTCAAGATCACCCTCTTCGAGATCAGGAACCTCCACTGCAGCCAGCGCTGCCTCGCGACGAGAGCGCTCCTCAAGCAAACGATCCCATCTCCACTTTGGAACGAAGAACCCCTCTTCGATCATAGTTTCGAGATACGCAACAGTCCCGTCCACACGGTCAAACTGGAAGCAAAGCTCAAACTTGCGGCGCGAAGCTAGAATGTAAGCCCTCAACCTCTGGATCCAGGCACGATAAAACTCGACCTCAGAACGAATTACATCGTCCGATCTCACAGCGAGCCGCTCTCGCGCCCTTTTCAGCCAGGCCGATCTCGTCGTCACAGGCATAGTGTCGATCCCAATCGCTcgaaacaaaaagagatttttCTTAACAAATAGAAAGAGATGAAATGGTGAGAAATGAACATTTGAAGAGCATTTTATAGAGCAAGCAACACAATTTTCGAGATGAAACAACCAATCCTGTGGTTCTCGAAAATAACACCTATTGCATGATAAACACATGGCAAAGCTCCAAAAACAAGTACAATACCTAAACGGCCAATCCAACGATAATGCAaggttccaaaaagaaaaaagtacagCGCCCAGCAAGGCTCAACATCCGCTACATCACGGGAATAAGTTCTAAAGATAAGAGTACAATAAAACACAAGTCACTGGTCGGCATCGACCTGAGCGCCCGAGGTCGCGGGTGCCCCTGCCGTAGCGACCTCTCCCTCCACGATCACAGGAACATCTGCGCTCATCGGTGCCACCTGAGGAATCGCGTGGCCGAGCATGCTCTCCAGGCTGATCGTAGTCTCTGGCAAGGCCTCGAGATCGCTATCCAGAACATCAGTAACATCGAAACCAGCGATCTTGTCCTCCAGTATCTTCGCGTCAGTCTCCAGCTGAAGCAAAGTCTTCGGCGGGATGGCCACGCCTCCCGCCAACAGCTCCTGAAGACACTCATAAGTACCCGACACCTGACACAACGTCATCAGAGACTCGTGCGTCGCTCTGTTATCAATAATGTGCTTCCTCAGCCTTTCAATGCGAGACCTATAGCCAGTGACCTCGGCATCGAAACCCTGCCGCTCTGCTTGCAACTGTTGCAGCTGCCCTCTCTGAAATGCTTTGTCTGCCTCAAGCTGCTCGATGCGGGAACGGGAAGCTTCCAAAGAAGCCTTGTGCTCGGCCAGAGAAGCCTTGTGATCGGCCAACTGTTTCCTGTAACCGGCGTTTTGCTTCGTCAAGACAGCAGTAACCCCTCGCTCCTTCTCAAGATCCTGGCGAAGCTCCTCGGCCGACCTCCTGGGCGGCTCAGAAGGGCGAGCATCAGCAACTTGCTCCGCCAGCTCGGCAAGACGGCGCTCGTATGAGATGACCATACAGTTCACAAAACCACCATCCTGAAAGCATAAGGGATGAGAAGTCAAGACAATGATTGAAGGTGCTAACTCGAAATATGAAGAGAAATGCCAACCTGAAAGTATCGCCGAGCCCACGATCGGTACAGCTCAGGATCGTGAAGAGAATCCACAGGAGGAAGCGGACCAGAAGAGCCACGAAGCTTGCTAGCGAGCTCGCCACAAGCAACTCCATTGTTGAAGAACGACTTGTCCTTCGTCTTGTAGGAGAAAGAAAACGAGTCATCAGTCTCGATGGTGTCACGCGGTACGCCGTCCCTCCTAGATCTCTTGGACGACTCGGGCTCAGAAACAACAACCTCGCCAAGAGAAGCTCTCTTCCTCGTCGGAGTAGGACGCCCAGAATCAGCAACGACAATAGCTAAGGCATCAGAAATCTCGCCACGCGATTTCTTCTGTGCGCGGGGGACAGCAGAAGGAACAGTAGCAGTTCTCTTGTCGGTACGAGAAGAAGCCATCTCGGCCGACCTAACATCACCAGCAGGCCGCTGCTCGGCACCGGCTCCCGCGACAGGATCAGCGATCTCGGCATCAGCAACACGCGCAGAAGGGACAGCGTCAATGCACTTCTTGAACTGATCGGCATAGCGAGGAAAACGAGCGTTAACCTTTCCCATTCCTAAGCGTGGTAGAcctgaaaaggaaaacaaagtaTGACAACCTAATAACCATCGAACGCAACCATGAAAGTCATAGGAGTTTATAGAGAACTCACGAGATCTCCGAGTAAGTGAAGGCCAATCAATCGCCCCTCTTGCTCTGATCTTCCGGAGATTGTCGAAAAATCCTGGAGGATGAGCACGCAAGCGAACGACAGGCTCTAcaaacatcaacaaaaacaaggtGTTAGAAACAAATCGAAGAAGATCAACGAGCAAGGATAAGAAACAGCAAGGCTACCGGGAACCAAATTCCACTCGGTAGCATAAAACATATCGAGGTTGTCAACCGAGGTCTCATCTagcttgacaaagaaaaagtaaCGCTGCCAATGACGAATCTTCTTCTCAGCTCCGGTGACGATCTGATAACCTGACTTAGCACTAGTATAGAAGTATCCGGGACTACCTCTGACTCTCATAAATCTGGTGGCTTCCTCGAGGAAATGCGCGTCAACCTCTACACCACAATCGGTACCAAGTATCGCCAAACCAGCTGCGTTGCAGATACCTCCCACAGAAAGCTGAGAAATAGCAATCTTGCGTCTCGCACAGTAACGCGTCAAGAACTCCGGTAGAGGAAACCAAAGGCCGCAATCAGTGAAGTAATGCGTGTAGAGAGTAATAAAACCTGCTGGAGGCGTCCAAGGACGCTCGTGAGATTCAGGAATCTGGAATACCAACCCATCAGGCATCTTACACCATTGCGCCATTTCAGTAATGGTGTCCGATGTGCACAGTGAAGGACCCTGATCGATCGGACCAACGGCGAGCTCGTCATCAGAACCAACAGGAACGGCACCAAGACCCAGAACAGCTGAACTTGGAACGGCATCCTCAGCTGGTACAACATCCATAGGACTCCCACCAGAACAACTCTCGCTACCCTCACTAAACTCGGGAATATCATCAAAGTTGAAGTCGTTGGCGAAACTATCGATACTGAGATTTCCACATTCTGCCCCAATATCAACTCCTGAGAAAGCATCCTTATAGTTGGAAGCAGATTCCCTCGAGAAAGCGCGTCGGATCCCTGCAAGAGACTTACC from Camelina sativa cultivar DH55 chromosome 2, Cs, whole genome shotgun sequence includes the following:
- the LOC104724597 gene encoding uncharacterized protein LOC104724597, which produces MPVTTRSAWLKRARERLAVRSDDVIRSEVEFYRAWIQRLRAYILASRRKFELCFQFDRVDGTVAYLETMIEEGFFVPKWRWDRLLEERSRREAALAAVEVPDLEEGDLEPLNTRPFESNAEIDACRTRITVLHRYINQLTSTEHIFVDGNRSEGICSYLESMTARGVDVPMDTLEALRNDCRSFREKVDELEFNVPSNADLGIED